The Ciconia boyciana chromosome 2, ASM3463844v1, whole genome shotgun sequence genome has a segment encoding these proteins:
- the LOC140648652 gene encoding uncharacterized protein, translating to MTDLASPAGENPFAFPGGEEGLGDEKALVIHSQAEEEAEKEFKCILCGECFGQQPSLARHQKHHAGERAFICAECGKAFSLKHNLIIHQRIHTGERPYQCGVCQKSFSLKQNLLTHQRIHSGEKPFSCQRCGKRFREQRFLLNHQRTHAEDRPGAAAEVQPGGSRSPEPHEAAGGPFACARCGKGFSCRSSLAAHQRSHGGERPFACPDCGKTFSQKGSLKIHRRTHAGETPFACAQCGESFAQKVNLTAHQRAHRAEAALTE from the coding sequence ATGACGGACCTGGCTTCGCCCGCGGGCGAGAACCCCTTCGCCTTCCCGGGCGGCGAGGAGGGCCTGGGGGACGAGAAGGCGCTGGTGATCCACAGCCaggcggaggaggaggcggagaAGGAGTTCAAGTGCATCCTCTGCGGGGAATGCTTCGGCCAGCAGCCCAGCCTCGCCCGGCACCAGAAGCACCACGCCGGGGAACGCGCCTTCATCTGCGCCGAGTGCGGCAAAGCCTTCAGCCTCAAGCACAACCTCATCATCCACCAGCGCATCCACACCGGGGAGCGGCCCTACCAGTGCGGCGTCTGCCAGAAGAGCTTCAGCCTCAAGCAGAACCTGCTCACCCACCAGCGCATCCACAGCGGCGAGAAGCCCTTCTCCTGCCAGCGCTGCGGGAAGCGCTTCCGCGAGCAGCGCTTCCTCCTCAACCACCAGCGCACCCACGCCGAGGAccggcccggcgctgccgccgaGGTCCAGCCCGGCGGCAGCCGCTCGCCGGAGCCGCATGAGGCAGCCGGCGGCCCCTTCGCCTGCGCCCGGTGCGGGAAGGGcttcagctgcaggagcagcctggcCGCCCACCAGCGCAGCCACGGCGGGGAGCGGCCCTTCGCCTGCCCCGACTGCGGCAAGACCTTCAGCCAAAAGGGCTCCCTGAAGATCCACCGGCGCACCCACGCCGGCGAGACCCCCTTCGCCTGCGCCCAGTGCGGCGAGAGCTTTGCCCAGAAGGTCAACCTCACCGCACACCAGCGCGC